A section of the Thermotoga caldifontis AZM44c09 genome encodes:
- a CDS encoding iron-containing alcohol dehydrogenase, with translation MENFVFHNETKLIFGKGTIGKIGEEIKSAGFKKVLMLCGGGSIKKNGVYDQVVASLKKNGVEWVEVWGVKPNPVLSKVHEAIEVARKEKVEAILGVGGGSVIDSSKAVAAGVLYEGDIWDAFIGKYKVQKALSVFAVLTISATGTEMNGNAVVTNEKTLEKFAVSSKALYPKVSIIDPSVQASLPMEQTVYGAVDAIAHILEYYFDGSDSLAQNELSEGLIRTIMTCTEGLLEDPNDYESRANFAWSATLALNGLTAAGRRGGDWACHRIEHSLSAIYDIAHGAGLAIVFPAWMRYVWREKPEQFVRFSKKIFSIEGDGEQAVLKGIEAFKGWLKKVGAPVSLKDVNIPAQDLDKIVDNVFRRDIPFGTLKKLGRSDVRKILEIALE, from the coding sequence ATGGAAAACTTCGTTTTTCACAACGAAACGAAGCTGATCTTCGGTAAGGGTACGATAGGCAAGATTGGTGAGGAGATCAAATCCGCGGGGTTCAAAAAGGTACTGATGCTCTGCGGTGGTGGATCTATAAAGAAGAACGGTGTGTACGACCAGGTCGTCGCTTCGCTGAAAAAGAACGGTGTCGAATGGGTCGAGGTTTGGGGCGTGAAACCGAACCCGGTGCTTTCAAAAGTTCACGAGGCCATCGAGGTCGCAAGGAAAGAGAAGGTCGAGGCGATCTTAGGTGTCGGCGGTGGGAGCGTCATAGATTCTTCCAAGGCTGTCGCGGCTGGTGTCCTGTACGAAGGTGACATCTGGGACGCTTTCATCGGCAAATACAAAGTTCAAAAGGCGCTTTCTGTCTTCGCCGTGCTGACGATATCGGCCACCGGCACGGAGATGAACGGAAACGCGGTGGTGACGAACGAGAAGACCTTAGAGAAATTCGCGGTCAGTTCCAAGGCCCTCTATCCCAAGGTTTCGATAATCGATCCTTCGGTCCAGGCGAGCCTCCCGATGGAACAGACAGTGTACGGAGCAGTGGACGCGATCGCGCACATCCTCGAATACTATTTCGACGGGTCCGATTCTCTCGCACAAAACGAACTGAGTGAAGGGCTCATCAGAACGATCATGACCTGCACGGAAGGGTTGTTGGAAGATCCGAACGATTATGAATCGCGTGCGAACTTCGCCTGGAGCGCCACGCTCGCGCTCAACGGTCTGACGGCCGCGGGAAGGCGCGGCGGAGACTGGGCGTGTCACAGGATCGAACATTCTCTCAGTGCCATCTACGACATAGCCCACGGTGCCGGACTCGCGATCGTTTTCCCAGCCTGGATGAGATACGTCTGGAGGGAAAAGCCCGAACAGTTCGTCAGGTTTTCGAAAAAGATCTTCTCGATCGAAGGTGATGGTGAGCAAGCCGTTTTGAAAGGTATCGAAGCGTTCAAGGGTTGGCTCAAAAAGGTCGGCGCTCCCGTATCGCTGAAGGATGTGAACATTCCGGCGCAAGATCTGGACAAAATAGTGGACAACGTTTTCAGAAGGGACATACCGTTCGGGACTCTGAAAAAACTTGGCAGGTCTGATGTGAGAAAAATCCTTGAAATTGCGTTAGAATGA
- the panC gene encoding pantoate--beta-alanine ligase: protein MKQISESERAAGKKIGFVPTMGYLHEGHLSLVRRCRQENDVVVVSIFVNPTQFGPNEDYASYPRDLNRDLSMLQAENVHYVFVPSVEEMYPPNYSTYVVEESLSKYLCGKSRPTHFRGVCTVVTKLFNIVKPHRAYFGQKDAQQFRIIRRMVRDLNMDVEVIECPIVREPDGLAMSSRNVYLVGEERKQALALYQSLKIAEQLYRAGERSAERIKEKMLEHFAKFNLVRVDYVEIVDEETLQPVERLEGKVLVAVAAWVGKARLIDNTILG from the coding sequence ATGAAGCAGATCTCCGAGTCGGAACGAGCCGCGGGCAAGAAGATCGGTTTCGTTCCAACGATGGGCTATCTCCACGAAGGCCACCTTTCGCTGGTTCGACGTTGCCGCCAGGAGAACGATGTGGTCGTCGTGAGTATATTCGTGAACCCGACGCAGTTCGGCCCGAACGAAGATTACGCGAGCTACCCGAGAGATCTCAATAGAGATCTTTCCATGCTCCAGGCCGAAAACGTCCATTACGTGTTCGTGCCGAGCGTGGAGGAGATGTACCCGCCAAACTATTCAACCTACGTGGTGGAGGAGAGTTTGTCGAAGTATCTGTGTGGTAAGTCCCGCCCGACACATTTCAGGGGCGTTTGTACCGTTGTGACGAAACTGTTCAACATCGTCAAGCCACACCGGGCTTACTTCGGTCAGAAGGATGCGCAGCAGTTCAGAATCATACGCAGAATGGTCAGAGATCTGAACATGGACGTGGAAGTCATAGAGTGCCCCATCGTCAGGGAACCAGATGGACTTGCGATGAGTTCAAGAAACGTCTATCTTGTTGGTGAAGAGAGAAAACAAGCGTTGGCCTTGTACCAATCTTTAAAGATCGCAGAACAGTTGTATCGAGCTGGCGAACGCAGTGCGGAAAGGATCAAAGAGAAGATGCTGGAACACTTCGCGAAGTTCAACCTCGTCAGAGTGGATTACGTCGAGATCGTGGACGAAGAGACGCTGCAACCTGTGGAACGTCTGGAAGGAAAAGTGCTCGTCGCCGTGGCGGCCTGGGTCGGAAAGGCCAGGCTGATTGACAACACGATACTCGGATGA
- a CDS encoding DUF5317 domain-containing protein, with the protein MILDVFAVSLVLSLIFKRRIFHLHQTDIRFVYLFPLPFVLQFLPIENRVLMMVISYSLLLFLLAFNWNIPGFKFIVIGSILNFVAILLNGGRMPVYGPLAAAMGLRASIKHALLENFEPILLIGDIIPAYTPWGRKFLISVGDVLVYIGLMVFMLTRPKGSSLERAL; encoded by the coding sequence ATGATCCTGGACGTTTTTGCCGTCTCGTTGGTTCTTTCTTTGATCTTCAAAAGGAGGATCTTCCATCTGCACCAGACGGACATCAGATTCGTCTATCTTTTCCCGCTACCTTTCGTTCTGCAGTTCCTGCCCATCGAAAATAGAGTTTTGATGATGGTCATCTCTTATTCTCTGTTACTGTTTCTCCTCGCATTCAACTGGAACATCCCCGGTTTCAAGTTCATCGTGATAGGCTCGATCCTGAACTTCGTCGCCATCTTGCTGAATGGAGGGAGGATGCCCGTCTACGGACCACTCGCAGCCGCGATGGGACTGAGAGCCAGCATCAAGCACGCGTTGCTGGAAAATTTCGAACCGATCCTGTTGATCGGCGACATCATACCTGCCTACACACCCTGGGGCAGGAAGTTCTTGATCAGCGTCGGTGACGTGCTGGTCTACATCGGCCTCATGGTCTTCATGCTCACCAGACCGAAAGGTTCATCTCTCGAACGTGCCCTCTGA